From a single Elusimicrobiota bacterium genomic region:
- a CDS encoding type I restriction endonuclease subunit R: MRNSRFTESEVEDALLVWVSGLGYEVLHGPEIAPGEPEAERASFQEPFLPGRLREALKRLNPAAPGEALDEAFRKVTRPGSVSLVQNNRAFHRMLAEGVDVEYRKDGRVIHDKARLADFRDPDRNDWAAVNQFTVLEGSHNRRPDVVVFLNGLPVAVVELKNPADENATIWTALRQLETYKQQIPALFAFNELMIISDGLEARMGSLTADGERFLPWKTVSGEDLAPKAMPQIEVLVKGLFDKGRLLDLLRGFIVFEEDRDGSVAKKIAGYHQFHAVKTAVEETLRAWGRPPGTASAVGEPPLGVYRAAGLKETSKPGDRRIGLVWHTQGSGKSLTMAFYAGRIIQEPDLENPTVLVITDRNDLDDQLFGTFSRCRELLRQSPAQARDRAHLRELLQVAAGGVVFATIQKFLPEEKGDVFPKLSDRRNIVVIADEAHRSQYDFIDGFARHMRDALPNASFIGFTGTPIELTDKSTRAVFGDYISVYDIQRAVEDGATVPIYYESRLAKLKFSEAERSFLDLEFEEITEDEEAERKERLKSKWAALEGLVGAEDRIGLIAKDMAAHFEERQKVLEGKAMFVCMSRRICVDLYAALARIKPEWHDPDDKKGALKLVMTGSASDPLPWQGHIRSKTAREDLAKRFKDPKDPFKIVIVRDMWLTGFDAPCLHTMYLDKPMRGHGLMQAIARVNRVFKDKKGGLVVDYLGLADNLKRALGAYTAGGGQGRTAIDQAEAVALMLEKHEICRGLFDGFDWSSWKGPTASEDRLRLLPPAQQHILALEDGKARLLKAAKDLWQAFALAVPHEKTREIRDDVGFFQAVRAALIKTGARDLGTEEDLEQAVRQLVSKAVSSSQIVDIFEAAGLKKPNISILSDEFLAEVREMPHQNLAVELLRKLLKEEIKLRSRRNVVQGKSFAERLEAALRSYHNRAVETVQVLTELIALAKDMREAEKRGERLGLGFEEAAFYDALETSDSAVSVLGDKKLRDIARELVENVRRNASIDWTMKESVRARLRVTVKKILRRHGYPPDKQEKAASTVLEQAELFAQSTAVEAA; this comes from the coding sequence ATGAGAAACTCCCGCTTCACCGAATCCGAAGTCGAGGACGCGCTCCTGGTCTGGGTTTCCGGCCTGGGGTACGAGGTTCTCCACGGGCCGGAGATCGCTCCCGGCGAGCCGGAGGCGGAGAGGGCCTCATTCCAGGAGCCATTTCTGCCTGGAAGGCTCCGGGAGGCGCTGAAAAGGCTCAACCCCGCCGCTCCGGGCGAGGCTCTGGATGAGGCCTTCCGTAAGGTCACGCGGCCCGGGTCGGTGTCGCTCGTCCAGAACAACAGGGCCTTTCACCGGATGCTGGCGGAGGGTGTGGACGTCGAGTACCGCAAAGACGGACGCGTCATTCACGACAAGGCGAGGCTCGCGGATTTCCGGGATCCGGACCGAAACGACTGGGCGGCGGTCAATCAATTCACCGTGCTCGAGGGGTCTCACAACCGCCGGCCGGACGTGGTCGTTTTCCTCAACGGCCTGCCCGTGGCCGTGGTCGAGCTCAAGAACCCGGCCGACGAGAACGCCACGATTTGGACGGCCTTGCGCCAGCTCGAAACCTACAAACAGCAGATACCGGCCCTTTTCGCCTTCAACGAACTGATGATCATCTCCGACGGCCTCGAGGCCCGGATGGGGTCTTTGACGGCCGACGGAGAGCGCTTTCTACCCTGGAAGACCGTTTCGGGGGAGGATTTGGCTCCCAAGGCCATGCCCCAGATCGAGGTGCTCGTAAAAGGACTCTTCGACAAGGGGCGCCTCCTGGATCTCCTGAGGGGCTTCATCGTTTTCGAGGAGGACCGGGACGGGTCCGTGGCCAAGAAGATCGCTGGCTACCATCAATTTCATGCGGTGAAAACGGCCGTGGAGGAGACTTTGCGCGCTTGGGGGCGCCCCCCAGGAACTGCCTCCGCGGTCGGAGAGCCTCCCCTCGGGGTTTACCGCGCCGCCGGCTTGAAGGAGACGTCGAAGCCCGGCGACCGCCGGATCGGCCTGGTATGGCACACCCAAGGATCGGGCAAGAGCCTCACCATGGCCTTCTACGCCGGCCGCATCATCCAAGAGCCAGACCTAGAGAACCCGACAGTTCTCGTAATAACCGACCGAAACGACCTGGACGACCAGCTTTTCGGGACCTTCAGCCGCTGCCGGGAGCTTTTGCGGCAGTCTCCGGCGCAGGCTCGGGACCGCGCCCATCTTCGGGAACTGCTCCAGGTCGCGGCGGGAGGGGTGGTTTTCGCCACGATCCAGAAATTCCTTCCGGAGGAGAAGGGAGACGTCTTCCCCAAGCTCTCGGACCGGCGCAACATCGTGGTGATCGCCGACGAGGCGCATCGCAGCCAATACGACTTCATAGACGGGTTCGCCCGCCACATGCGCGACGCTTTGCCCAACGCCTCCTTCATCGGCTTCACCGGGACCCCCATCGAGCTCACGGACAAGAGCACCCGCGCCGTGTTCGGGGATTACATCAGCGTGTACGACATCCAGAGGGCGGTGGAGGACGGGGCGACGGTTCCCATCTATTACGAGAGCCGCCTGGCCAAGCTCAAGTTCTCGGAGGCGGAGCGTTCCTTCCTCGACCTGGAGTTCGAGGAAATCACCGAGGACGAGGAGGCCGAGCGCAAGGAGAGGCTCAAGAGCAAATGGGCGGCCTTGGAGGGCCTGGTCGGGGCCGAGGACCGCATCGGGCTCATCGCCAAGGACATGGCGGCGCACTTTGAGGAGCGCCAGAAGGTCCTCGAGGGCAAGGCCATGTTCGTGTGCATGAGCCGGCGGATTTGCGTGGACTTGTACGCGGCCTTGGCCAGAATCAAGCCCGAGTGGCATGACCCGGACGACAAGAAGGGGGCCCTCAAGCTCGTCATGACCGGCTCGGCCTCCGACCCCCTGCCTTGGCAGGGCCATATCCGCAGCAAGACCGCGCGCGAGGATTTGGCCAAGCGCTTCAAGGACCCCAAGGACCCGTTCAAGATCGTGATCGTGCGCGACATGTGGCTGACGGGCTTCGACGCGCCGTGCCTGCACACGATGTACCTCGACAAGCCCATGCGCGGGCATGGCCTCATGCAGGCGATTGCCCGCGTCAACCGCGTCTTCAAGGACAAGAAAGGCGGCTTGGTGGTGGATTACCTGGGCTTGGCGGACAACTTGAAGCGGGCCTTGGGCGCTTACACGGCCGGGGGCGGACAGGGCCGTACCGCCATAGACCAGGCCGAGGCCGTGGCCCTCATGCTGGAAAAGCACGAAATCTGCCGCGGCCTCTTCGACGGCTTCGATTGGTCCTCCTGGAAGGGGCCGACCGCCTCGGAAGATCGTCTGCGCCTCCTGCCCCCGGCCCAGCAACATATCCTCGCCCTCGAGGACGGCAAGGCCCGGCTTCTGAAGGCGGCCAAGGATTTGTGGCAGGCCTTCGCCTTGGCGGTGCCCCACGAAAAGACCCGGGAAATACGGGACGACGTGGGGTTCTTCCAGGCCGTGCGCGCAGCTTTGATCAAGACGGGCGCGCGCGACCTCGGTACCGAGGAGGATCTCGAGCAGGCCGTGCGCCAGCTCGTCTCGAAGGCGGTTTCATCGAGCCAGATCGTGGACATTTTCGAGGCCGCGGGACTCAAGAAGCCGAACATCTCCATCCTGTCGGACGAGTTCCTGGCCGAGGTGCGGGAAATGCCGCACCAGAACCTGGCCGTCGAGCTTTTAAGGAAGCTGTTGAAGGAGGAGATCAAGCTCCGCTCTCGGAGGAACGTCGTCCAGGGCAAATCCTTCGCCGAGCGGCTCGAGGCGGCCCTGCGCAGCTACCATAACCGCGCCGTGGAAACGGTCCAGGTCCTGACCGAGCTGATCGCCCTGGCCAAGGACATGCGCGAGGCCGAGAAGCGCGGAGAGCGGCTGGGCCTCGGCTTCGAGGAGGCCGCGTTCTATGACGCCTTGGAGACCAGCGACAGCGCGGTCAGCGTTCTGGGCGACAAGAAGCTGCGCGACATCGCCCGGGAGCTGGTGGAGAACGTGCGCCGAAACGCCTCGATAGACTGGACCATGAAGGAAAGCGTGAGGGCCAGGCTGCGCGTCACGGTCAAGAAAATCCTGCGCCGCCACGGCTATCCTCCCGACAAGCAGGAAAAAGCGGCCTCCACGGTTCTCGAGCAGGCCGAATTGTTCGCTCAGAGCACGGCTGTTGAGGCCGCGTAG
- a CDS encoding ORF6N domain-containing protein produces MADFALGDSIEKRIFLIRGLKVMLDRDLAELYQVPTKVLNQAVLRNQERFPDGFMFRLTSKELRELITICDRFNDRTYHKL; encoded by the coding sequence ATGGCCGATTTCGCCCTGGGGGACTCCATAGAGAAACGGATATTCCTGATCCGGGGACTTAAGGTTATGCTCGACAGGGATTTGGCGGAGCTTTATCAGGTCCCTACGAAAGTCCTGAACCAGGCGGTTCTCCGCAATCAAGAGCGCTTCCCGGACGGGTTCATGTTCCGCTTGACGTCGAAAGAACTGCGGGAACTGATCACAATTTGTGACCGGTTCAATGACCGAACTTATCACAAATTGTGA
- a CDS encoding restriction endonuclease subunit S produces the protein MADNWPSHWQRSSLGDAADVNWGDTSTTKAAYVDAGFTAYSASGSDGFLPYADFDRTGVVLSAIGANCGRTWLAQGKWSCIKNTIRFWSKDPEVDTEFLYWVTRDPLIWPKRGSAQPFISQGDARKLNIAYPALHEQKEIANMLGALEQKIESSHRLNKTLEAMAQAIFKSWFVDFDPVRAKAEDRDTGLPRDIADLFPERFQESVWGLIPKGWCVGKFGDLLEFVKGRKPSKTMDSPEGGLLPVILIESLNSGRSQYAVPDEMIEVNGDDVLMVMDGASSGRVDTGLGGLVGSTLAKILPKQKVPGKSFLYAALKYLEPEIRQHLTGTSIPHVDKGWIVRQCVCIPGNELVERFQVIAALIKEEIIRTKNEIRCLANLRDTLLPKMIRGELRIVEVNYL, from the coding sequence ATGGCTGATAATTGGCCTTCACATTGGCAGCGGTCATCACTTGGGGATGCCGCAGACGTGAATTGGGGCGATACCTCTACGACAAAAGCTGCCTATGTTGATGCAGGGTTTACAGCCTACAGCGCATCCGGTTCGGATGGATTCCTGCCATATGCAGATTTTGATCGAACCGGGGTAGTTCTTAGTGCCATTGGAGCTAATTGTGGACGGACCTGGCTGGCTCAAGGTAAATGGTCCTGTATTAAAAATACGATCCGATTTTGGTCGAAAGATCCAGAGGTGGACACGGAGTTCCTGTATTGGGTTACGCGAGATCCTTTAATTTGGCCGAAACGTGGATCCGCTCAGCCATTTATTTCGCAGGGGGATGCTCGAAAGCTGAATATCGCTTATCCAGCTCTTCATGAACAGAAAGAAATCGCGAATATGCTTGGAGCGCTAGAACAAAAAATTGAGAGTAGCCACCGCCTGAATAAGACCTTGGAGGCCATGGCCCAGGCCATTTTCAAGTCCTGGTTCGTGGACTTCGATCCCGTCCGGGCCAAGGCCGAGGATCGGGATACGGGGTTACCTAGGGACATCGCAGACTTGTTTCCGGAGCGGTTCCAGGAATCTGTATGGGGTTTGATCCCAAAGGGCTGGTGTGTTGGAAAATTTGGAGATTTATTGGAATTTGTTAAGGGCCGCAAACCTTCTAAAACTATGGATTCTCCAGAGGGAGGACTTCTGCCCGTGATTCTCATTGAGTCTCTTAACTCTGGCAGGTCTCAATATGCCGTACCTGACGAAATGATTGAAGTAAATGGGGATGACGTGCTTATGGTAATGGATGGCGCCAGCTCTGGTCGTGTCGATACCGGGTTGGGCGGCTTGGTTGGTTCAACACTGGCGAAAATATTGCCCAAACAGAAAGTCCCAGGTAAGAGTTTTCTGTATGCCGCATTGAAGTACCTGGAGCCGGAAATCCGGCAACATTTAACCGGAACTTCAATCCCCCATGTAGATAAGGGCTGGATTGTCCGACAATGTGTTTGCATTCCCGGTAATGAGCTGGTGGAACGTTTCCAGGTGATAGCCGCGTTGATTAAGGAGGAAATAATACGGACCAAAAACGAGATCCGTTGCTTAGCCAACCTCCGGGATACATTGCTACCCAAAATGATTCGCGGAGAACTCCGCATTGTGGAGGTGAACTATTTGTGA
- a CDS encoding restriction endonuclease, producing the protein MAIPDFQEIMLPLLQLAADGNDHAVREAIDNLGRAFKLSNEECRELLPSGFEARFDNRVHWARSYLKQAGLLQNPARGSFRITDDGRKVLDSKPKRININFLMQFPKFMDFRNRSLRGNAGKKGEAVAVAEAAGTTKEILEECYQKLRNELAGDLLEAIRQSSPRFFENLVVDLLVKMGYGGSRKEAARVVGGSGDGGIDGIINEDRLGLDVIYVQAKRWDGTVGEVDIRNFVGSLSGRKASRGVFITASSFTKSALEFVARIKETVILIDGEKLAQLMIEHGVGVSKVASYEIGKVDADYFSEE; encoded by the coding sequence ATGGCTATTCCCGACTTTCAAGAAATCATGCTGCCTCTTCTGCAGCTTGCCGCGGATGGAAACGACCACGCCGTGCGGGAGGCCATTGACAACCTAGGGCGCGCTTTCAAGCTCAGCAATGAAGAGTGCCGAGAGCTTCTCCCGAGCGGCTTCGAAGCGCGTTTTGACAACCGTGTCCATTGGGCGCGGTCCTATCTCAAGCAGGCCGGACTGCTGCAAAATCCAGCTCGGGGATCCTTCCGGATTACGGATGACGGCCGCAAGGTCTTGGATTCGAAGCCCAAGAGAATCAACATCAACTTCCTGATGCAGTTCCCGAAATTTATGGATTTCAGGAATCGGTCCTTGAGGGGCAACGCGGGAAAGAAAGGCGAGGCCGTCGCGGTCGCGGAAGCCGCCGGGACGACCAAGGAAATCCTAGAGGAATGCTACCAAAAATTGCGCAACGAGCTCGCTGGAGACTTGCTGGAGGCGATCAGGCAGAGCTCTCCGAGGTTTTTCGAAAATCTTGTCGTGGACCTTCTAGTCAAGATGGGCTACGGCGGTTCTCGCAAAGAAGCCGCCCGGGTGGTGGGTGGGAGCGGGGACGGAGGCATTGATGGCATTATCAACGAGGATCGCCTCGGGTTGGACGTGATCTATGTCCAGGCTAAACGCTGGGACGGGACCGTGGGTGAGGTTGATATCCGAAATTTCGTCGGAAGTTTGTCGGGCCGCAAGGCGAGCCGCGGGGTATTCATAACGGCTTCCAGCTTTACCAAGTCCGCGTTGGAGTTCGTCGCCCGTATAAAGGAAACCGTCATATTGATAGACGGGGAGAAGCTCGCCCAGCTCATGATCGAGCACGGCGTGGGCGTGAGCAAGGTCGCTTCCTACGAGATCGGCAAGGTTGACGCCGATTATTTTAGCGAGGAGTGA
- a CDS encoding restriction endonuclease, protein MTSVYCVRADSGNYTRDFLEGGYAAIGWSAIVADLSGVKDIDELYGLFRAAYPKVASKLVVGQNVGQVARFLLDMKAGDYVVTPAADTEFLNYGTVGPAPSYYYQKEADSCPYRHRREVEWAKEPIKRGDFSVPFQSAIRCALTVFTISQSEEFLEAIGIKDAAPKAAFDHYDPYRAVLQQILKLDDKEFEILAGHLLTALGFEGSEVVGKSGDGGVDAKGELNIANLAKIKIFVQAKRYQLGAKVSANVVKQLRQAVPRDGQGAFITTADYQEAAAEVALDPNFPRIGLINGRQLVDLLIEHWDAIPREFRDQLGLKPGLVRA, encoded by the coding sequence ATGACCAGCGTCTACTGCGTACGGGCGGATTCGGGGAATTACACCCGGGATTTTCTGGAGGGCGGGTACGCGGCGATCGGGTGGTCGGCGATTGTAGCCGATCTCTCGGGGGTGAAAGACATAGACGAGCTCTACGGCCTCTTCAGGGCGGCCTACCCGAAGGTCGCGAGCAAGCTGGTGGTGGGGCAGAACGTCGGGCAGGTGGCGAGGTTCCTCCTCGACATGAAGGCCGGGGACTACGTGGTGACGCCGGCTGCGGATACGGAGTTTCTGAATTACGGCACAGTGGGGCCGGCCCCGTCCTATTACTACCAGAAAGAGGCGGACTCCTGCCCCTACCGGCACCGCCGGGAGGTGGAATGGGCCAAGGAGCCCATCAAGAGGGGGGATTTTTCGGTTCCCTTTCAAAGTGCCATTCGCTGTGCCTTGACCGTATTCACCATTTCACAGTCCGAGGAATTCCTGGAGGCGATCGGGATCAAAGACGCCGCCCCGAAAGCGGCTTTCGACCACTATGACCCCTACCGCGCGGTCTTGCAGCAGATTCTGAAGCTCGATGACAAAGAGTTCGAGATATTGGCGGGGCACCTTCTGACCGCTCTGGGCTTCGAGGGCTCGGAGGTAGTGGGAAAAAGCGGCGACGGGGGAGTGGATGCCAAGGGTGAGCTCAACATCGCCAACTTGGCCAAGATAAAGATTTTCGTCCAAGCCAAGCGCTATCAATTGGGCGCGAAGGTCTCGGCCAATGTGGTCAAACAATTGCGCCAGGCCGTCCCTCGGGACGGGCAGGGGGCTTTCATAACGACGGCGGACTACCAGGAAGCCGCGGCCGAGGTGGCCCTGGATCCCAATTTCCCACGCATCGGTCTCATTAACGGCCGACAGCTAGTGGACCTCTTGATCGAGCATTGGGACGCGATCCCGAGGGAGTTCCGGGACCAGCTGGGCCTCAAGCCCGGACTGGTCAGGGCGTGA